A region from the Campylobacter subantarcticus LMG 24377 genome encodes:
- a CDS encoding type II asparaginase: MCAAMALSLGAGILEAKPKVAILATGGTIAGSIDSSVATTGYTAGVLGVDTLIKAVPQIQDLAVISGEQIANIDSKDMTNEIWLKLAKEVNRILKSDVDGVVITHGTDTMEETAYFLNLTVKSDKPVVLVGAMRPSTAISADGPKNLYNAVALAANPQAKNKGVMVAMNDRIQSARGVMKTHSLNVNAFGSPDMGDMGYIVDGKVFFYNTNTKLHTKKSPFDISKLKELPKVDILYSYANDGSGVAAKALFENGTKGIVVAGTGAGSIHDYQKDVLKELLKKGLNVAVSSRVVAGRVAVSDIDAKLGFIDTGDMSPQKARVLLMLALTKTSDPKKIQEYFLKY, translated from the coding sequence ATGTGTGCAGCCATGGCACTAAGTTTAGGAGCAGGAATTTTGGAAGCAAAACCAAAAGTTGCAATTTTAGCTACAGGTGGAACTATTGCAGGTTCGATTGATAGTTCAGTAGCAACTACAGGTTATACAGCTGGGGTTTTGGGGGTTGATACTTTGATTAAAGCAGTGCCTCAAATTCAAGATTTAGCAGTAATCAGTGGAGAACAAATTGCTAATATTGATAGTAAAGATATGACAAATGAAATTTGGCTAAAACTTGCTAAAGAAGTTAATAGAATTTTAAAATCTGATGTAGATGGAGTTGTGATTACTCATGGTACTGATACCATGGAAGAAACTGCATATTTCCTAAATTTAACTGTAAAAAGTGATAAACCTGTTGTTTTAGTTGGTGCAATGCGCCCATCAACTGCAATTAGTGCAGATGGTCCTAAAAATCTTTACAACGCTGTAGCATTAGCAGCAAATCCACAAGCAAAAAATAAAGGTGTAATGGTGGCTATGAATGATAGAATTCAAAGTGCTAGAGGCGTTATGAAAACTCATAGTTTAAATGTAAATGCATTTGGCTCACCGGATATGGGTGATATGGGTTATATAGTAGATGGAAAAGTATTTTTCTATAATACTAATACAAAATTACACACCAAAAAATCTCCATTTGATATTAGCAAGCTAAAAGAATTACCAAAAGTAGATATTCTTTATAGTTATGCAAATGATGGCAGCGGTGTTGCAGCAAAAGCTTTGTTTGAAAATGGAACTAAAGGTATAGTTGTAGCTGGAACAGGTGCTGGTAGTATTCATGATTATCAAAAAGATGTGTTAAAAGAATTGCTTAAAAAAGGACTTAATGTAGCGGTAAGCTCACGTGTAGTAGCTGGTAGAGTTGCAGTAAGTGATATTGATGCAAAACTTGGCTTTATTGATACAGGCGATATGAGCCCTCAAAAAGCTAGAGTATTATTAATGCTTGCTCTAACTAAAACAAGCGATCCTAAGAAAATTCAAGAATATTTCTTAAAATACTAA
- a CDS encoding DNA-deoxyinosine glycosylase: MQILTHPFEPFFDENAKILILGSFPSIKSRQENFYYQHNKNRFWRIFEILYDCELKTIADQKAFLKTHHIALWDVIASCKIKNSDDKTISYAKANDINIILKKAKIEKICVLGKIASKYFAKFYPDKDFLELPSSSPANMSYTLEKLVEQYRIIKER, from the coding sequence ATGCAGATTTTAACTCATCCTTTTGAACCTTTTTTTGATGAAAACGCAAAAATTTTAATCTTAGGTTCTTTTCCTTCTATAAAATCAAGACAAGAAAATTTTTACTATCAGCACAATAAAAACCGATTTTGGAGAATTTTTGAAATTTTATATGATTGTGAGTTGAAAACTATAGCTGATCAAAAAGCATTTTTAAAAACTCATCATATTGCTTTATGGGATGTAATAGCAAGTTGTAAGATTAAAAATTCAGATGATAAAACCATTTCTTACGCAAAGGCAAATGATATTAATATCATTTTGAAAAAAGCAAAGATAGAAAAAATCTGTGTATTGGGAAAAATCGCAAGTAAGTATTTTGCTAAGTTTTATCCAGATAAAGACTTTTTAGAACTCCCTTCAAGTTCTCCAGCAAATATGAGTTATACTTTAGAAAAATTAGTAGAACAATATCGCATTATAAAGGAAAGATAA
- a CDS encoding ferritin family protein: MKQYESYKCQKCGNEVEVQNVGGGKLSCCGQEMECITQDLTAVNLMKAFAGESMARNKYDLFADIAQEEGWHAIARHFKEAAENEKWHARAEFKAYHELVDGKALEETAKNLICAADGENYEHTTMYPNFAKIAEDEGKRNIARLFTAIGKVEIEHEREYLALKKMLEEEDFFNSDVEELWVCEVCGHIHRGKKAPNACPLCRAPKEYFKREFLG, encoded by the coding sequence ATGAAACAATATGAAAGTTATAAATGCCAAAAATGTGGCAATGAAGTAGAAGTACAAAATGTAGGTGGTGGAAAGCTTAGCTGTTGTGGTCAAGAAATGGAGTGCATTACTCAGGATTTGACCGCGGTTAATTTAATGAAAGCTTTTGCGGGTGAATCTATGGCTAGAAATAAGTATGATTTGTTTGCTGATATTGCTCAAGAAGAAGGTTGGCATGCTATTGCTAGACACTTTAAAGAAGCAGCGGAAAATGAAAAATGGCACGCAAGAGCTGAATTTAAAGCATACCATGAATTAGTAGATGGTAAAGCTTTAGAGGAAACTGCAAAAAATTTAATCTGTGCAGCAGATGGAGAAAATTACGAACATACCACAATGTATCCTAATTTTGCAAAAATCGCAGAAGATGAGGGTAAAAGAAATATCGCAAGATTATTCACTGCTATAGGCAAGGTAGAGATAGAACACGAAAGAGAGTATTTAGCGCTTAAAAAAATGCTTGAAGAGGAAGACTTCTTTAATTCAGATGTAGAAGAATTATGGGTATGTGAAGTTTGTGGGCATATTCATCGTGGTAAAAAAGCACCAAATGCCTGTCCTTTGTGTAGAGCTCCAAAAGAGTATTTTAAACGTGAATTTTTAGGATAA
- a CDS encoding L-serine ammonia-lyase: MSSNLSIFKVGVGPSSSHTLGPMLAGNMFCEKIKDKITQITKIQIRLYGSLSLTGKGHLSDKAIIWGLSGLKAKELNAALQDRVFNKILQDKILVLNAQKELSFDYDQDLIFEKDFLPLHENGLKASAYGQDNEIIAEEIYYSVGGGFVMSEAELQKHKDGSSEQKHAKLELDINHASDALKLCEEKSWDLAKLSYEYELQFHTKEEIRAYCLEIWEVMQEVYYNGIHPSLDFLPGDLHLKRRAKGLNERLAMTSDPLGIIDFISLYAIAVAEENASGARVVTAPTNGACAVIPAVMLYLKNHTVGFNDEKAINFLLAAMLIGSFYKKNASISGAEAGCQAEIGSASSMAAGAMATVMGFDAKIACNAAEIAMEHHLGLTCDPVSGLVQIPCIERNAFGAIKAISAARMAMSRKSTPKVSLDEVIKTMYETGKDMNSKYKETSLGGLATNLTSVC, translated from the coding sequence ATGAGTAGTAATTTAAGTATATTTAAAGTTGGTGTTGGTCCTTCATCTTCTCATACTTTAGGACCAATGTTAGCGGGTAATATGTTTTGTGAAAAGATTAAAGATAAAATCACGCAAATTACAAAAATTCAAATCAGACTTTATGGTTCTTTGTCATTAACCGGCAAAGGCCATTTAAGTGATAAAGCTATTATATGGGGTTTAAGCGGTTTAAAAGCAAAAGAGTTAAATGCCGCTTTGCAAGATCGTGTTTTTAATAAAATTTTGCAAGATAAAATTTTGGTTTTAAATGCCCAAAAAGAATTAAGTTTTGATTATGATCAAGACTTGATTTTTGAAAAAGATTTTTTACCTTTGCATGAAAATGGCTTAAAGGCAAGTGCTTATGGTCAAGATAATGAAATTATCGCAGAAGAAATTTATTATTCAGTGGGTGGTGGTTTTGTAATGAGTGAAGCTGAGCTTCAAAAACATAAAGATGGTTCTAGTGAGCAAAAACATGCTAAATTAGAGCTTGATATTAATCATGCTAGCGATGCTTTAAAATTATGTGAAGAAAAGTCATGGGATTTGGCAAAACTTTCTTATGAATATGAGCTTCAATTTCACACTAAGGAAGAAATTAGAGCTTATTGTTTAGAAATTTGGGAAGTGATGCAAGAGGTTTATTATAATGGAATTCATCCAAGTTTAGATTTTCTTCCAGGAGATTTGCACCTAAAGCGCCGTGCTAAAGGGTTAAATGAGCGTTTGGCGATGACAAGTGATCCTTTGGGGATTATTGATTTTATTTCTTTATATGCTATTGCAGTAGCAGAAGAGAATGCAAGTGGAGCAAGAGTGGTAACTGCACCAACAAATGGAGCTTGTGCGGTTATACCAGCTGTTATGCTTTATCTTAAAAATCACACGGTCGGGTTCAATGATGAAAAAGCTATTAACTTCTTGCTTGCTGCGATGTTAATAGGTTCTTTTTATAAGAAAAATGCAAGTATCAGTGGTGCTGAAGCTGGTTGTCAAGCAGAAATTGGAAGTGCAAGTTCTATGGCAGCTGGTGCTATGGCTACTGTAATGGGTTTTGATGCAAAAATAGCATGCAATGCAGCAGAAATTGCAATGGAACACCATTTAGGGCTAACTTGTGATCCAGTGAGTGGTCTAGTGCAAATTCCTTGTATAGAAAGAAATGCTTTTGGGGCGATTAAGGCTATTTCGGCTGCTAGAATGGCAATGAGTAGAAAATCTACACCAAAAGTAAGTCTTGATGAGGTTATAAAAACTATGTATGAAACCGGCAAGGATATGAACTCAAAATACAAAGAAACCTCCTTAGGTGGTTTAGCTACTAATCTTACAAGCGTATGTTAA
- the murI gene encoding glutamate racemase, which produces MILGVFDSGVGGLSVLKSLLHAKLFKEYIYYGDTARVPYGVKDKDTIIKFSLEALEFFKEKKVDMLIIACNTVSAYALEILRANAPFPVLGVIDAGVLAVKNSLKDKNSNILVIATQATVNSHAYKQALLQEGFLKVEEKATGLFVPMVEEGIFQGEFLEAAFEYYFNKLKFHPNALILACTHFPLIAHSLAEYFGKNTKLIHSGEAIALQLQKEFNLTSIQEEANIDFYASSDVEKLKKIANLWL; this is translated from the coding sequence ATGATACTAGGCGTTTTTGATAGCGGTGTAGGTGGTCTTAGCGTTTTAAAATCTTTACTTCATGCAAAACTTTTTAAAGAATACATCTACTATGGCGATACAGCAAGAGTGCCTTATGGGGTAAAAGATAAAGATACCATCATCAAATTTTCTTTAGAAGCTTTAGAGTTTTTCAAAGAAAAAAAAGTTGATATGCTCATTATCGCTTGTAACACAGTCAGTGCGTATGCTTTAGAAATTTTAAGAGCTAATGCTCCTTTTCCAGTTCTTGGTGTGATAGATGCAGGGGTTTTAGCAGTAAAAAATTCTTTAAAAGATAAAAACTCTAATATATTAGTCATTGCAACACAAGCTACGGTAAATTCTCATGCATATAAACAAGCTTTATTGCAAGAAGGTTTTTTGAAGGTAGAAGAAAAAGCAACTGGACTTTTTGTGCCAATGGTTGAAGAAGGAATTTTTCAAGGAGAGTTTTTAGAAGCTGCTTTTGAATATTATTTTAATAAGCTTAAATTTCATCCTAATGCCCTAATCTTAGCATGCACTCATTTTCCTTTAATTGCTCATTCTTTGGCAGAATATTTTGGTAAAAATACAAAACTTATTCATTCAGGTGAAGCTATAGCTTTGCAATTACAGAAAGAATTTAATTTAACATCAATCCAAGAAGAAGCTAATATTGATTTTTATGCTTCGAGCGATGTGGAAAAACTAAAAAAAATTGCAAATTTATGGCTTTAA
- a CDS encoding ribonuclease HII, with protein sequence MALVGVDEAGRGALAGDMHLSACKLFGDIDGLTDSKKLSAKKREELYGQILAHSNFLILAFSPLQIDTLGLSQCLQLGLKIIKKHFSEDDILYDGNLNYGVVGVKTMIKADMKVQEVSAASILAKVSRDQKMRYFSKLYNNYDFDKHKGYGTKTHIEKIKVFGYSPLHRKSFMLKCFEKSLFD encoded by the coding sequence ATGGCTTTAGTTGGAGTAGATGAAGCTGGGCGTGGTGCATTAGCTGGAGATATGCATTTGAGTGCTTGTAAGCTTTTTGGAGATATTGATGGTTTGACTGATTCTAAGAAGTTGAGTGCAAAAAAAAGAGAGGAATTATATGGACAAATCCTTGCACATTCAAATTTTTTAATTCTTGCTTTTTCACCTTTGCAAATTGACACCTTAGGACTTAGTCAATGCTTGCAACTAGGTTTAAAAATCATCAAAAAGCATTTTAGTGAAGATGATATTTTATATGATGGCAATTTAAACTATGGTGTAGTAGGTGTAAAAACTATGATCAAAGCTGATATGAAAGTGCAAGAAGTATCGGCTGCAAGCATACTAGCCAAAGTAAGCCGTGATCAAAAAATGCGTTATTTTTCTAAATTATATAATAATTATGATTTTGATAAACACAAAGGTTATGGTACAAAAACTCATATAGAAAAGATTAAAGTATTTGGTTATTCACCTTTGCACCGTAAAAGCTTTATGTTAAAGTGTTTTGAGAAAAGTTTATTTGATTAA
- a CDS encoding L-serine transporter codes for MLSLFGTAVGAGILFLPIKAGVGGFWPVVVMALIIFPMVYLSHRALSRFVCQANGNDKDITHAAEEYFGRKVSIFISVLYFFAIFPICLAYCVGITNTFESFIYHQFLPLLDPNGSLANAISAMYQTSVNEQGKTIANLLPFYRAAFAFVLVSIFMLIMLFSEELITKVCEWLVYPLCAILFLFSLYLIPQWSFESFSAIPGTKEFITIVWLTLPVLVFSFNHSPAISTFSLSMKRQYTDNSVQKANQVLFRTSVMLLAFVMFFVVSCVLSLTPAELAEARAQNIPVLSYFANKLDNPFISYGGPLIAFLAISSSFFGHYFGAREGAYGIVRKCCKLAGNENPDLKKIAVYSTLVMYIVMLVTAYINPSILGFIESLGGPIIAAILFLMPMIAIYTVSKMKKFQNKALDAFVFITGILTIITVIYTF; via the coding sequence ATGCTTTCTCTTTTTGGGACTGCAGTTGGTGCGGGGATTTTATTTTTACCTATTAAAGCAGGTGTTGGTGGCTTTTGGCCGGTTGTTGTAATGGCTTTGATCATTTTCCCAATGGTATATTTAAGTCATAGGGCTTTAAGTCGTTTTGTGTGTCAAGCAAATGGTAATGATAAAGACATTACTCATGCGGCTGAAGAGTATTTTGGTAGAAAAGTAAGTATTTTTATTTCTGTACTTTATTTCTTTGCAATTTTCCCAATTTGTTTAGCGTATTGCGTAGGTATAACAAATACTTTTGAGAGTTTTATTTATCATCAGTTTTTACCACTTTTAGATCCAAATGGTTCTCTTGCAAATGCAATTAGTGCAATGTATCAAACAAGTGTTAATGAGCAAGGAAAAACCATAGCTAATTTACTTCCTTTTTACAGAGCGGCTTTTGCTTTTGTTTTGGTGAGTATTTTTATGTTGATTATGCTTTTTAGTGAAGAACTTATCACTAAGGTATGTGAATGGTTGGTTTATCCTTTGTGTGCTATTTTATTCTTGTTTTCGTTATATCTTATTCCACAATGGTCATTTGAAAGTTTTAGTGCTATTCCTGGTACAAAAGAATTTATCACTATAGTGTGGCTAACTTTACCGGTTTTAGTATTTTCGTTTAATCACTCACCAGCTATTTCTACTTTTTCTTTGAGTATGAAAAGACAATACACTGATAATTCAGTGCAAAAAGCAAATCAAGTATTATTTAGAACTTCTGTAATGTTGCTTGCTTTTGTTATGTTTTTTGTTGTATCTTGTGTGCTTTCTTTAACTCCTGCAGAACTTGCTGAGGCTAGAGCACAAAATATACCTGTTCTTTCTTATTTTGCAAATAAACTTGACAATCCTTTCATTTCTTACGGTGGTCCATTAATTGCATTTTTAGCAATTTCTAGTTCTTTCTTTGGACATTATTTTGGTGCAAGAGAAGGTGCTTATGGTATAGTGAGAAAATGTTGTAAGTTAGCAGGTAATGAAAATCCTGATTTGAAAAAAATCGCAGTTTATTCAACTTTAGTAATGTATATTGTAATGTTAGTCACTGCTTATATTAATCCAAGTATTTTAGGTTTCATTGAAAGTTTAGGTGGGCCAATTATCGCAGCGATTTTATTCTTAATGCCAATGATTGCAATTTATACTGTTTCTAAAATGAAAAAATTCCAAAACAAAGCATTAGATGCTTTTGTGTTTATTACAGGAATTTTGACAATCATTACTGTAATTTATACTTTTTAA